One Paralichthys olivaceus isolate ysfri-2021 chromosome 21, ASM2471397v2, whole genome shotgun sequence genomic window carries:
- the cabcoco1 gene encoding ciliary-associated calcium-binding coiled-coil protein 1 — protein sequence MSGGATRREKKEPAKKTEPVILLWDEPPHHRTVELQRCSAAELEAELKEILGLRNHQTCMKEAALLDYYVCGFWWTKENKFSPKQTSFTIAVLHMLIDNIRVKQMGLLENLMEFVKALAADCQCLTSGGDTTSLLDRDEAKKLISYITNSLFQKYRLYELLLTTPREQLLTGLERNIEVFDCQGTLNPLEEGNSTHLYLQ from the exons ATGTCGGGTGGAGCGACACGTCGTGAAAAGAAGGAGCCGGCGAAG AAAACGGAGCCAGTGATTCTCCTGTGGGACGAGCCGCCTCATCACAGAACCGTGGAGCTGCAGCGGTGCAGCGCAGCCGAGTTGGAGGC GGAACTGAAGGAGATCCTGGGCTTGAGGAACCATCAGACATGTATGAAGGAAGCTGCCCTGCTGGATTATTACGTCTGTGGTTTCTGGTGGACTAAAGAGAACAAGTTCAGCCCCAAACAGACCTCCTTCACTATAGCTGTGCTACACATGCTGATAGACAACATAAGAG TGAAACAGATGGGTCTGCTGGAGAACTTGATGGAGTTTGTTAAAGCCTTGGCTGCTGACTGCCAGTGTTTGACTTCAGGTGGGGACACCACTTCACTGCTGGACAGAGACGAAGCCAAAAAGCTCATAAGTTACATCACAAACAG tttgtttcaGAAGTACAGACTCTACGAGCTCCTGCTGACCACACCCAGAGAGCAGTTACTGACAGGCCTGGAG AGGAACATTGAGGTGTTCGATTGTCAGGGCACTCTGAACCCACTGGAGGAAGGCAACTCCACTCATCTCTACCTCCAGTGA
- the tmem26b gene encoding transmembrane protein 26b — protein MFFNSICAVVTRSLFILISLIGVWRVVWVKDNGLYWFLTVLYLPLVAEMILTLRRRSGSDYKWFSPAIFLFLISIIPSLWILELHHQENKATDSRCDKLDSSENIKSLFRLWRNDSEEYKLPLSSLCANDWILALHQVLLILLIIGKWLLPAAAELTRNQLSQLLLIFVGTAADILEFTSETLTDIKDSSPAMVYIILSVWTWSMLQFPLHLSVMASSSEDLSEPASSLFSHIRTEVWSTVEALFIQDGPFLVVRLTVMIYFNVIHQMLIFFAIKNFLVVILSIYRLSVLVCDKTS, from the exons ATGTTCTTCAACTCGATCTGCGCTGTGGTGACCAGGTCTCTTTTTATCCTCATCTCTCTCATTGGGGTGTGGAGGGTGGTGTGGGTAAAGGACAATGGACTCTACTGGTTCCTCACCGTCCTCTACCTTCCTCTGGTGGCGGAGATGATCCTGACCCTGAGGAGAAGGAGCGGAAGTGATTACAAATG GTTTTCTCCAGctatcttcctcttcctcatcagtATAATCCCATCATTATGGATTTTAGAGCTTCACCATCAGGAGAACAAAGCCACAGACTCAAGG TGTGACAAACTGGACTCGTCGGAAAATATCAAGAGTCTTTTCAGACTCTGGAGGAATGACAGTGAGGAATACAAG ctccctctctcctcactgtGTGCCAACGACTGGATCCTGGCTTTACACCAGGTCCTGCTCATCTTACTGATCATAGGGAAATGGCTGCTGCCAGCGGCTGCAGAGCTGACCAGAAACCAGCTGTCCCAGTTGCTGCTCATCTTCGTGGGAACGGCGGCCGACATATTGGAGTTCACCTCTGAAACTCTGACTGACATCAA gGACAGCAGTCCAGCCATGGTCTACATTATTCTGAGTGTGTGGACGTGGAGCATGCTGCAGTTTCCACTGCATCTCTCAG TCATGGCTTCCTCCTCAGAAGACCTCTCAGAACCTGCGTCCTCTCTATTCTCCCACATCAGGACTGAGGTCTGGAGCACAGTGGAAGCTTTGTTTATCCAGGATGGGCCCTTCCTGGTGGTCCGCCTCACTGTCATGATCTACTTCAATGTGATCCACCAGATGCTGATCTTCTTTGCTATTAAGAACTTCCTGGTTGTTATTCTGAGCATCTACCGGCTTTCTGTTCTTGTCTGTGACAAGACCTCCTGA
- the adgra1a gene encoding adhesion G protein-coupled receptor A1, translated as MDLKRVLSFPPYPGDYLHPVVYACTAVMLLCLLVSIMTYIVHHSVIRINRNGWHILLNFLFHTGLTFGVFAGGINQINLPFVCQIVGIVLHYASLSTMLWLTFTARNICKDVCKDPLRAQDRNGPAQTRTKPTILRFYLVSDGIPLIIVGVTAAFSMDNYGSRDGALYCWMAWEPSLGGFYAPMTLLVLVMSVYFLCTYIQLKRHPERKYELRVLSEEQQQLSSSDSNHHCHIDTGGASGPPVDCPPFATGVSVLANEHSFKSQLRATAFTLFLFLATWALGGLAVSMGHFLDMIFSCLYGAFCVTLGLFLLIQHCAKRDDVWHRWWACCPSKSKTEDRNGGGQSQRQGLHQPHCHLNSPCSGKQLSPHLMQSSYHKMTPPPQIPSPNHTGPCCVAVMSPVTTAPLSPLTEPMPSPRPQSLLDELPRPVLPLQSCLIDRTKSCSFNRPRPCLQDYRSHMTSTSMDDSVHSSHLDSPAHHLEGSPLVSNSPHPDTQLPCPSPHLDKPLLPCHSLQRQTSCHSVQDSMTSCHNHPHNMHDSMSSCHSLLLPSHGVHACQWRMYSSADHSSTTSCCEKPDPFTLQYQQDPEAYSCLPKTAEKEKDKLSVEMEQKGFPRNTLPRQHATISLRGTIARNRSLQEDSLFGSDNTRNIRTGPWKNETTV; from the exons ATG GATTTGAAGAGAGTGTTGTCCTTCCCACCATACCCTGGGGATTACCTGCATCCAGTGGTGTATGCCTGCACTGCAGTCATGCTGCTCTGTCTGCTTGTCTCCATTATGACCTACATCGTCCACCATAG TGTGATCCGCATCAACAGGAATGGCTGGCACATACTCCTCAACTTCCTCTTTCACACGGGACTAACGTTTGGTGTTTTTGCCGGCGGCATCAATCAGATCAACCTGCCTTTTGTGTGTCAGATT GTTGGCATTGTGCTCCACTATGCTTCTTTGTCTACCATGCTGTGGCTGACATTTACTGCTAGGAACATCTGTAAAGATGTGTGCAAAGACCCTCTTCGGGCTCAGGACAGGAATGGGCCGGCCCAGACTCGCACCAAACCAACCATCCTCAG attttatCTAGTCAGTGATGGAATCCCTCTCATAATTGTTGGCGTCACAGCAGCATTTAGTATGGATAACTATGGCAGCAGGGATGGTGCTTTGTA TTGTTGGATGGCATGGGAACCAAGCCTGGGAGGTTTCTATGCTCCCATGACTCTCCTGGTCTTGGTCATGTCTGTGTACTTCTTGTGCACCTACATCCAGCTCAAACGCCACCCAGAGAGGAAGTATGAGCTGCGAGTTCTgagtgaggagcagcagcagttatcATCCAGTGATTCAAATCATCACTGCCACATAGATACTGGTGGAGCTTCTGGACCTCCTGTGGACTGTCCACCATTTGCTACAGGTGTTTCAGTGCTGGCCAATGAGCACTCATTTAAATCTCAACTCCGAGCCACAGCCTTCACCCTTTTCCTGTTCCTGGCTACCTGGGCTTTAGGGGGATTGGCTGTATCAATGGGACATTTCCTGGATATGATATTCAGCTGCCTGTATGGGGCTTTTTGTGTCACCCTTGGACTCTTTCTTCTCATCCAGCACTGTGCCAAACGTGATGACGTGTGGCACCGCTGGTGGGCTTGTTGCCCGTCCAAGTCCAAGACAGAGGATAGGAATGGGGGAGGACAGAGCCAGAGGCAGGGGCTCCATCAGCCCCACTGCCACCTAAACTCCCCCTGCTCAGGCAagcagctctctcctcaccttaTGCAAAGTTCTTACCACAAAATGACACCACCTCCCCAGATCCCCTCACCCAACCACACAGGTCCATGCTGCGTGGCTGTCATGAGTCCCGTTACCACAGCCCCACTCTCACCTCTCACTGAACCAATGCCTTCACCACGTCCCCAGTCACTCCTCGATGAACTGCCTCGTCCCGTTCTGCCGCTACAGAGCTGCCTTATCGATAGAACAAAGTCATGCTCATTCAACCGCCCACGCCCATGCCTCCAGGACTACCGTTCTCACATGACTTCCACCAGTATGGATGACAGTGTCCACAGCTCGCACCTAGACAGCCCCGCACATCACCTTGAAGGCTCACCACTGGTTTCCAACAGCCCCCACCCAGACACCCAGCTTCCCTGCCCCAGCCCTCACTTGGATAAACCGCTGCTTCCGTGCCACAGCCTGCAACGCCAGACCTCCTGCCATAGTGTACAAGACTCAATGACTTCCTGCCACAACCACCCACACAACATGCATGACAGCATGAGTTCCTGTCACAGCCTCCTCCTGCCTTCTCACGGGGTCCACGCCTGCCAGTGGCGCATGTACAGCTCAGCTGATCATTCCTCCACGACAAGCTGCTGTGAAAAACCTGATCCTTTCACCTTGCAGTATCAGCAAGACCCCGAAGCGTACAGCTGTTTGCCaaagacagcagaaaaagaaaaggataaaCTCTCTGTAGAGATGGAGCAGAAAGGTTTCCCGAGGAATACACTGCCTCGGCAGCATGCCACCATCAGCCTACGAGGCACCATTGCCCGTAACAGAAGCCTGCAGGAAGACAGCCTGTTTGGTTCAGACAACACAAGAAACATACGGACTGGCCCTTGGAAGAATGAAACCACCGTATAG